One Candidatus Devosia phytovorans genomic window carries:
- a CDS encoding CarD family transcriptional regulator, producing MVAKKVQTRLGFKTGEYVVYPAHGVGVIVSIEEQEVAGLTLELFVISFEQDKLTLRVPVAKIKSVGMRKLAEEDMVTQALTTVTGRARVKRTMWSRRAQEYEAKINSGDLIAISEVVRDLYRSEEQPEQSYSERQLFEQAMDRMSREIGAVNKLTLTEAVQLIEKNLAKSPKRTKADAEPEGDEEAA from the coding sequence CGGTTTCAAGACCGGTGAGTACGTCGTCTATCCGGCGCATGGCGTCGGTGTGATCGTCTCGATCGAGGAACAGGAAGTTGCCGGACTGACCCTTGAACTGTTCGTCATCAGTTTCGAACAGGATAAGCTGACCCTTCGCGTTCCCGTTGCCAAGATCAAGTCCGTCGGCATGCGCAAGCTGGCCGAAGAGGACATGGTGACCCAGGCCCTGACCACCGTTACCGGTCGCGCGCGCGTCAAGCGCACCATGTGGTCGCGTCGTGCCCAGGAATATGAAGCCAAGATCAATTCGGGCGACCTGATCGCCATTTCCGAAGTCGTGCGCGATCTCTATCGCTCCGAAGAGCAGCCCGAGCAGTCCTATTCGGAACGCCAGCTGTTCGAACAGGCCATGGATCGCATGAGCCGCGAAATCGGTGCCGTCAACAAGCTGACGCTGACCGAAGCCGTGCAGCTGATCGAAAAGAACCTGGCCAAGTCGCCCAAGCGCACCAAGGCTGATGCCGAGCCGGAAGGCGACGAAGAAGCTGCCTAA
- a CDS encoding SAM-dependent methyltransferase, with protein sequence MTQPPAIFDKPLIARHLARRTETSDFVTDLILADLEDRLAALIRDFSRAAIIGPDLEKLPSSGRTASASFTFERYRAFDSHDDMPPLSGENYHLIVSLLELQAINDVPGYLARLRKHLAPDGLLMVAALGGETLTELREAFLSADIEIWGGAAARVAPMIQVRDAGALLQRAGLALPVADVETHVVRYASPFALMAELKALGASNPLMDRPKRLATPTLLAAAAEAYAARDGDADGRIRATLEIIWLSGWVPHESQQQPLKPGSATSRLGDVLGKI encoded by the coding sequence ATGACCCAGCCGCCCGCCATTTTCGACAAGCCCCTGATCGCCCGCCACCTGGCGCGGCGTACGGAAACCAGCGACTTCGTTACCGATCTCATTCTAGCCGATCTCGAGGATAGGCTGGCCGCGCTGATCCGCGATTTCTCCAGGGCCGCCATTATTGGCCCCGATCTCGAAAAACTCCCGTCGTCAGGCCGCACCGCCAGCGCCAGCTTTACCTTTGAGCGCTACAGGGCCTTCGACAGCCATGATGACATGCCCCCGCTGAGCGGGGAAAACTATCATCTGATTGTCTCGCTGCTGGAGCTGCAGGCGATCAATGACGTGCCTGGCTATCTGGCGCGCTTGCGGAAGCATCTGGCGCCCGACGGCCTGCTGATGGTGGCAGCGCTGGGCGGCGAGACGCTGACTGAATTGCGCGAGGCTTTCCTCAGCGCTGACATAGAGATATGGGGCGGCGCGGCGGCGCGGGTGGCGCCGATGATCCAGGTGCGCGATGCCGGCGCCCTGCTGCAGCGCGCCGGCCTTGCCCTGCCCGTCGCCGATGTCGAAACCCATGTCGTGCGCTATGCCAGCCCCTTCGCCCTGATGGCCGAACTCAAGGCACTCGGCGCCTCCAACCCCCTGATGGACCGACCAAAACGCCTGGCGACGCCCACCCTCTTGGCGGCCGCAGCCGAAGCCTATGCAGCCCGCGACGGCGATGCCGACGGCCGTATCCGCGCGACGCTGGAAATCATCTGGCTCTCCGGCTGGGTGCCGCATGAAAGCCAGCAGCAACCGCTCAAGCCCGGTAGTGCCACGAGCCGGCTGGGCGATGTTCTGGGCAAGATCTGA
- a CDS encoding ComF family protein → MERHEGLVKTGLWASGLARGAQTLGNMLLDLAYPPVCLNCEAPIATADGLCGPCFTRLRPITAPLCPIMGLPFEISLGPGALSAEALADPPPFGRARAAVIYNEVARTLVSRLKYGDRPELARFCARLMAGAGHELWAGEPVLVPVPLHPARQRERRYNQSAELAQALGRLTRLRVDPLLVRRIRKTRQQVGLSGDGRQRNVAGAFAVHPGMLARIKGRRVVVVDDVYTTGATTKAVTRALRKAGVESIDVMTFARVVIGAELPI, encoded by the coding sequence ATGGAGAGGCATGAGGGGCTTGTCAAAACCGGTCTTTGGGCCAGCGGCCTGGCGCGTGGTGCGCAGACGCTGGGCAACATGCTGCTCGACCTCGCCTATCCGCCTGTCTGCCTCAATTGCGAGGCGCCGATCGCAACGGCAGACGGGCTTTGCGGACCGTGTTTTACAAGGCTCCGACCAATCACCGCGCCGCTCTGTCCGATCATGGGCCTGCCCTTTGAAATCTCCCTAGGGCCAGGCGCGCTCTCCGCAGAGGCCCTGGCCGATCCGCCGCCTTTCGGGCGGGCGCGGGCAGCGGTGATCTACAATGAGGTGGCGCGCACGCTGGTCTCCCGCCTCAAATATGGCGACCGGCCCGAGCTGGCGCGCTTTTGTGCGCGGTTGATGGCTGGTGCTGGGCATGAATTGTGGGCCGGCGAACCGGTGCTGGTGCCGGTGCCGCTGCATCCGGCGCGGCAGCGCGAGCGGCGCTATAACCAGTCGGCGGAGCTGGCGCAGGCCCTCGGCAGGCTCACCCGGCTCCGGGTCGATCCCCTGTTGGTGCGGCGTATTCGCAAGACGCGACAACAGGTTGGTCTATCTGGCGATGGCCGCCAGCGGAACGTCGCCGGTGCCTTTGCCGTTCACCCCGGCATGCTGGCACGGATCAAAGGTCGCCGCGTGGTTGTGGTGGACGATGTCTATACGACGGGCGCCACGACCAAGGCGGTGACACGGGCCTTGCGCAAGGCGGGCGTTGAATCCATTGACGTGATGACCTTTGCCCGCGTTGTCATCGGGGCAGAACTGCCCATATAA
- the grxC gene encoding glutaredoxin 3: MAKIEIYTTPTCPYCHAAKSLLNEKGADYTEITVLDPDLRAAMTQRAHGRRTVPQIFIGETHVGGYDDMAALDREGGLDKLLAS; encoded by the coding sequence ATGGCCAAGATTGAAATCTATACGACGCCGACCTGCCCCTATTGTCACGCCGCCAAGTCGCTGCTCAATGAAAAGGGTGCTGACTATACCGAAATTACCGTGCTTGATCCCGACCTGCGCGCCGCGATGACCCAGCGCGCGCATGGCCGCCGCACCGTGCCGCAGATCTTTATCGGCGAGACACATGTCGGTGGTTATGATGATATGGCTGCGCTCGACCGCGAAGGCGGCCTCGACAAGCTGCTGGCGTCGTAG
- a CDS encoding carbon-nitrogen hydrolase family protein, whose protein sequence is MKIAAIQMRSGLDPEANLAALEPMLAEAAAAGVTYALTPEVTVIFPENREQLKSVAAPFEDHPQLRRIGELARQHNMFVHIGSLAVPLEDGRFANRSVLFGPDGAIVDTYDKIHLFDADIAGLNAYRESATYAGGERAVTAKLGEFTLGMSICYDMRFPKLYNSLANAGANLIAVPAAFTVPTGQAHWHVLLRARAIETGSYVIAAAQGGHHPNGRATYGHSLVIDPWGRIIAELEHDEPGVLLAEIGVDHVADARARIPALANARNFALPETLQD, encoded by the coding sequence ATGAAAATCGCTGCCATCCAGATGCGGTCCGGGCTTGACCCCGAGGCCAATCTTGCGGCCCTCGAGCCCATGCTGGCCGAGGCCGCCGCGGCCGGCGTCACCTATGCGCTGACACCGGAAGTGACGGTTATCTTTCCGGAAAATCGCGAGCAGCTCAAAAGCGTTGCCGCGCCTTTCGAGGATCATCCGCAGCTGCGCCGCATTGGCGAACTGGCCAGGCAGCACAACATGTTCGTCCATATCGGCTCGCTTGCCGTGCCGCTGGAGGATGGCCGCTTTGCCAATCGCTCGGTGCTGTTCGGGCCCGATGGCGCGATTGTTGATACCTATGACAAGATCCATCTGTTCGATGCCGATATTGCCGGGCTCAATGCCTACCGCGAAAGTGCCACCTATGCCGGAGGCGAGCGGGCGGTAACGGCGAAACTGGGTGAATTCACCCTGGGCATGTCGATCTGCTACGACATGCGTTTTCCCAAGCTTTACAATAGCCTCGCCAATGCTGGAGCAAACCTGATCGCCGTGCCGGCGGCCTTTACCGTGCCGACGGGGCAGGCACATTGGCATGTGCTGCTGCGTGCCCGCGCCATCGAAACAGGCTCCTATGTCATTGCCGCGGCGCAGGGTGGCCATCATCCCAATGGCCGTGCCACCTATGGCCATTCGCTGGTGATCGATCCCTGGGGCCGCATCATCGCCGAACTGGAGCATGACGAACCAGGCGTGCTGCTGGCCGAAATTGGCGTGGATCATGTGGCCGACGCGCGGGCGCGCATACCGGCTCTGGCCAATGCGCGAAACTTTGCCCTGCCCGAGACGTTGCAGGACTAG
- a CDS encoding DUF1178 family protein encodes MIQYSLHCSKGHRYDAWFRNAAAFDEQQARGIVTCAVCGDGTVEKALMAPAVARTDGNRVSLSSSNPDLAKFRELLREYRQKVKSQSDYVGDRFAEEARKIHFEEVERRDIYGEATRDEVLALAEDGVEFMPLPGLPDEHN; translated from the coding sequence GTGATCCAATATTCCCTCCATTGCTCCAAAGGGCACCGCTACGACGCCTGGTTCAGGAATGCTGCGGCATTCGATGAACAGCAGGCCCGGGGCATCGTGACCTGCGCCGTCTGCGGCGATGGTACGGTGGAGAAAGCGCTAATGGCCCCGGCTGTGGCGCGCACTGATGGCAACAGGGTTTCCCTGAGTTCGTCCAATCCCGATCTCGCAAAATTCCGCGAATTGCTGCGCGAGTATCGTCAGAAGGTCAAGAGCCAATCCGACTATGTTGGCGACCGATTTGCCGAGGAAGCGCGGAAAATCCATTTCGAGGAAGTGGAACGACGCGACATCTATGGCGAAGCCACGCGCGACGAGGTCCTGGCCCTTGCCGAAGATGGTGTCGAGTTTATGCCGCTGCCAGGCCTGCCGGACGAGCACAACTAA
- a CDS encoding aldo/keto reductase, whose translation MTTRDAALSGTFAIGGDLTVNRLGFGAMRITGKGIWGPPEDPEEAKATLRRLPELNVNFVDTAESYGPYVSEELIGEVLAPYAKGTIVATKSGLTRHGPDVWPQLGRPEFLRQGAIQSLRRLKVDVIDLWQLHRIDAKVPAREQFETIAQLQKDGIIRHAGLSEVSVEEIKEASKYFKVTTVQNMYNLVSRKAEDVLDYCEANGIGFIPWRPIDGGNLESTSAEFKAIMDRHDASASQLALAWMLKRSPVMLPIPGTGKVKHLEENVAAAAIELSDDEFQTLDRIGKQG comes from the coding sequence ATGACCACTCGTGATGCAGCCCTTTCGGGCACGTTCGCCATTGGCGGTGACCTTACGGTCAACCGCCTCGGTTTTGGCGCCATGCGCATTACCGGCAAGGGCATCTGGGGTCCGCCAGAGGATCCCGAAGAGGCAAAGGCGACGTTGCGCCGCCTGCCCGAGCTCAATGTCAACTTCGTCGATACGGCCGAAAGCTATGGCCCCTATGTCAGCGAAGAGCTGATCGGGGAGGTGCTGGCGCCCTATGCCAAGGGCACGATCGTCGCCACCAAGAGCGGGCTGACCCGCCATGGTCCCGATGTCTGGCCTCAGCTCGGCCGGCCTGAATTCCTGCGTCAGGGCGCCATCCAGAGCCTGCGCCGTCTCAAGGTCGATGTCATCGACCTTTGGCAGCTGCATCGCATCGACGCCAAGGTGCCGGCGCGGGAGCAGTTCGAGACCATTGCCCAGCTGCAGAAGGATGGCATCATCCGCCATGCCGGCCTCAGCGAGGTCAGCGTCGAAGAGATCAAGGAAGCCAGCAAGTATTTCAAGGTGACCACAGTCCAGAACATGTACAATCTCGTCAGCCGCAAGGCCGAGGATGTGCTGGATTACTGCGAGGCCAATGGCATCGGCTTCATTCCATGGCGTCCGATCGACGGCGGCAATCTTGAGAGCACCAGCGCCGAGTTCAAGGCGATCATGGACAGGCATGACGCTTCCGCCAGCCAGCTGGCGCTGGCCTGGATGCTGAAGCGCTCGCCGGTCATGCTGCCCATTCCGGGCACCGGCAAGGTCAAGCATCTGGAAGAAAACGTCGCCGCCGCGGCCATCGAGCTCAGCGACGACGAGTTCCAGACCCTCGACCGGATCGGCAAGCAGGGCTAG
- a CDS encoding VOC family protein — protein sequence MSKISRRHLLRLAGVTTASAALTNALRAEGFALLAPTPEVTVATEAPIHVRDVTLRARNIDLMKQYYQLVIGLKVLRESNDEVALGVGDTTLLTLLSAPEAPFSAPSEAGLYHTAFLMPSRTELARWLVHVAMMDVPLTGFADHLVSEAVYLDDPEGNGVEVYADRAPDSWTWAGDQVVMGSEALDVESLFQLTNTNVDTFTGAPEATRIGHIHLRAGEIETATAFYNGALGLDIVRGRNGAAFMSSGRYHHHVAVNTWQSEGAGPRDRLKTGLAEFTLQFDDATLLEPIRQRLAEAGVDMAEAGSDLIAADPWGTSVRLAAS from the coding sequence ATGTCGAAGATTTCCCGCCGCCACCTCCTGCGCCTCGCCGGCGTGACCACCGCCAGCGCCGCGCTGACCAATGCTTTGCGCGCCGAGGGCTTTGCGCTGCTGGCGCCGACGCCCGAGGTCACCGTAGCCACCGAGGCACCGATCCATGTGCGCGACGTCACCCTGCGCGCCCGCAACATCGACCTGATGAAGCAATATTATCAGCTGGTCATCGGCCTCAAGGTTTTGCGCGAAAGCAACGACGAGGTGGCATTGGGCGTCGGCGACACCACGCTGCTGACCCTGCTGTCGGCGCCGGAAGCGCCCTTCTCCGCTCCCAGCGAGGCCGGGCTTTATCATACGGCTTTCCTCATGCCCTCGCGCACGGAGCTGGCGCGCTGGCTGGTGCATGTCGCCATGATGGATGTGCCGCTGACCGGCTTTGCCGATCATCTGGTGAGCGAGGCCGTCTATCTCGACGACCCGGAAGGCAATGGCGTGGAAGTCTATGCCGATCGCGCGCCGGACAGCTGGACCTGGGCGGGCGACCAGGTGGTGATGGGTAGCGAAGCGCTCGATGTGGAAAGCCTGTTCCAGCTCACCAACACCAATGTCGATACTTTCACCGGCGCGCCCGAAGCCACGCGGATCGGCCATATCCATCTGCGCGCCGGCGAGATCGAAACGGCCACCGCCTTCTACAATGGCGCGCTTGGGCTTGATATCGTGCGCGGCCGCAACGGCGCAGCCTTCATGTCATCAGGGCGCTACCACCATCATGTGGCGGTCAATACCTGGCAAAGCGAGGGCGCGGGGCCGCGCGACCGGCTGAAAACCGGGCTGGCCGAATTCACCCTGCAGTTTGATGACGCCACGCTGCTCGAACCCATCCGCCAGCGGCTGGCCGAAGCGGGCGTGGACATGGCAGAGGCCGGCAGCGACCTCATCGCTGCCGACCCTTGGGGTACTTCAGTACGTCTGGCGGCGAGCTAG
- the ilvD gene encoding dihydroxy-acid dehydratase, which translates to MPAYRSRTTTHGRNMAGARGLWRATGMKDGDFGKPIIAVVNSFTQFVPGHVHLKDLGQLVAREIEAAGGVAKEFNTIAVDDGIAMGHDGMLYSLPSRDIIADSVEYMVNAHTADAMVCISNCDKITPGMLNAAMRLNIPVVFVSGGPMEAGKAMIKGKLQALDLVDAMVMAADEHYTDEEVQAVEEAACPTCGSCSGMFTANSMNCLTEALGLSLPGNGSTLATHSDRKRLFQEAGHLIVDLARRWYEQDDASVLPRSIATKAAFENAMALDISMGGSTNTVLHILAAAYEGGVDFTMDDINRLSLKVPVLSKVAPAKNDVHMEDVHRAGGIFAILGQLDRAGLINRSEPTVHAATMGDAIDKWDISRTNSESVRNFYMAAPGGVRTTQAFSQSNRWAELDLDRQNGVIRSAETPFSKDGGLAVLKGNIALDGCIVKTAGVDESILKFTGPARVFESQDATVKAILSNEIKAGDVLVIRYEGPRGGPGMQEMLYPTSYLKSKGLGKACALLTDGRFSGGTSGLSIGHASPEAAEGGAIGLVREGDIVEIDIPNRTVNVLVSDAELATRRAEQDKLGWKPAKPRKRNVTTALKAYAALVTSASKGAVRDTKAIDKLWN; encoded by the coding sequence ATGCCCGCATATCGTTCCCGCACCACCACCCATGGCCGCAACATGGCCGGCGCGCGTGGCCTCTGGCGCGCCACGGGCATGAAGGACGGCGATTTCGGCAAGCCCATCATCGCCGTCGTCAACAGCTTCACCCAGTTCGTTCCCGGCCATGTGCATCTGAAAGATCTCGGCCAGTTGGTCGCCCGCGAGATCGAGGCGGCCGGTGGCGTTGCCAAGGAATTCAACACCATCGCGGTCGATGACGGCATCGCCATGGGCCATGACGGCATGCTCTATTCGCTGCCCAGCCGCGACATCATCGCGGACTCGGTGGAATATATGGTCAATGCTCATACCGCCGATGCCATGGTCTGCATTTCCAATTGTGACAAGATCACCCCCGGCATGCTCAACGCCGCCATGCGGCTCAACATCCCCGTGGTCTTTGTCTCCGGTGGCCCCATGGAAGCCGGCAAAGCGATGATCAAGGGCAAGCTGCAGGCCCTCGACCTGGTCGACGCCATGGTGATGGCCGCCGACGAACATTATACCGACGAGGAAGTGCAGGCCGTGGAAGAAGCCGCCTGCCCCACTTGCGGCTCCTGCTCGGGCATGTTCACCGCCAACTCGATGAACTGCCTGACCGAAGCGCTGGGTCTGAGCCTGCCCGGCAACGGTTCCACGCTCGCCACCCATTCGGACCGCAAGCGCCTGTTCCAGGAAGCCGGCCATCTGATCGTCGACCTGGCCCGCCGCTGGTATGAGCAGGACGACGCTTCGGTCCTGCCACGCTCCATCGCCACCAAGGCCGCCTTCGAAAACGCCATGGCGCTCGACATTTCCATGGGTGGCTCGACCAACACCGTGCTGCATATCCTGGCCGCTGCCTATGAAGGCGGCGTCGATTTCACCATGGACGACATCAACCGCTTGAGCCTCAAGGTGCCGGTGCTCTCCAAGGTCGCGCCCGCTAAAAATGACGTGCATATGGAAGACGTACACCGTGCCGGCGGCATCTTCGCCATCCTGGGTCAGCTCGATCGCGCCGGCCTGATCAATCGCAGCGAACCCACCGTCCATGCCGCGACCATGGGTGACGCCATCGACAAGTGGGACATTTCCCGCACCAATTCGGAAAGCGTGCGCAATTTCTACATGGCCGCCCCCGGCGGCGTGCGCACCACCCAGGCTTTCTCCCAATCCAACCGCTGGGCCGAACTCGATCTCGATCGCCAGAACGGCGTCATTCGCTCGGCCGAAACGCCCTTCTCCAAGGACGGCGGCCTCGCAGTGCTCAAGGGCAATATCGCGCTCGACGGCTGCATCGTGAAGACCGCCGGTGTCGATGAATCCATCCTCAAGTTCACCGGTCCGGCCCGCGTCTTCGAGAGCCAGGATGCGACGGTGAAAGCCATTCTCAGCAACGAGATCAAGGCCGGCGACGTGCTGGTGATCCGCTACGAAGGCCCGCGCGGCGGACCAGGCATGCAGGAAATGCTCTACCCGACGAGCTATCTGAAGTCGAAAGGCCTCGGCAAGGCCTGTGCCCTCCTCACCGACGGCCGTTTCTCCGGGGGCACCTCGGGCCTTTCCATCGGCCACGCATCGCCCGAAGCTGCCGAAGGCGGCGCCATCGGCCTCGTGCGCGAGGGCGATATTGTCGAGATCGATATCCCCAACCGCACCGTCAACGTGCTGGTCAGCGACGCCGAACTGGCCACCCGCCGCGCCGAACAGGACAAGCTCGGCTGGAAGCCAGCCAAGCCGCGCAAGCGCAACGTGACGACGGCCCTCAAGGCCTACGCCGCTCTGGTGACCTCGGCATCAAAGGGTGCCGTGCGCGACACCAAGGCCATCGACAAGCTGTGGAATTAG
- the ubiG gene encoding bifunctional 2-polyprenyl-6-hydroxyphenol methylase/3-demethylubiquinol 3-O-methyltransferase UbiG, with protein sequence MTETTINDAEVAKFTAMAEEWWDPKGKFKPLHKFNPVRLGYIREYLLSHFGRDGNDMRPFAGLNILDVGCGGGLLCEPLARLGATVTGIDAAERNIAIAKIHAEQSGLDIAYEATTSEALAAKGQKYDLVLNMEVVEHVDNVPLYMKSCADLVRPGGLTLTATLNRTLRAKLFAVFGAEQVLRWLPKGTHDWNKFLTPEEIKTLLTRNGLRVIHETGVVFHPIGDEWRRSSDMAINYMIMAEKPAA encoded by the coding sequence ATGACCGAGACCACCATCAATGACGCCGAAGTGGCCAAATTTACCGCCATGGCTGAAGAGTGGTGGGACCCCAAGGGCAAGTTCAAGCCGCTGCACAAGTTCAACCCGGTGCGGCTGGGCTATATCCGCGAATATTTGCTCAGCCATTTTGGTCGTGACGGCAATGACATGCGGCCCTTCGCGGGGCTGAACATCCTCGATGTCGGCTGCGGCGGCGGGTTGCTCTGCGAACCGCTGGCACGGCTCGGCGCCACGGTGACCGGGATCGACGCGGCCGAGCGCAATATCGCCATCGCGAAAATCCATGCCGAACAGTCCGGCCTCGATATCGCCTATGAGGCCACAACCAGCGAGGCCCTGGCCGCAAAGGGCCAGAAATACGATCTCGTGCTCAACATGGAAGTGGTGGAGCATGTCGACAATGTGCCGCTCTACATGAAGAGCTGCGCCGATCTCGTGAGGCCTGGCGGACTGACGCTGACGGCGACGCTCAACCGCACCTTACGGGCAAAGCTCTTTGCCGTGTTTGGTGCCGAGCAGGTGCTGCGCTGGCTGCCCAAGGGCACGCATGACTGGAACAAGTTTCTGACGCCCGAGGAAATCAAGACCCTGCTCACCCGCAACGGGCTGCGCGTGATCCATGAGACCGGCGTGGTGTTTCATCCCATCGGCGACGAATGGCGCCGTTCTTCTGACATGGCGATCAACTACATGATCATGGCGGAAAAGCCCGCAGCCTGA
- a CDS encoding RsmB/NOP family class I SAM-dependent RNA methyltransferase gives MTREIDLIARPADAVISAWVRSRRDIGDKDRGAILDLTQRLMRHHARLGWWLDRAGAEDNVRSRLLAWLRLDGYAPDRISGLFNGGDDAPLRLDESERVLLGKLDGANIVHADMPDETRVECPDWAADALRRRFGDDFLMEMTAMLTEPPLDLRANTLKTDRDTMLRAVHDLGFKAKAALLSPLGIRVDERLSLDRLPMLRAGEVEIQDEGSQLVAMLVDARPGDRVVDFCAGAGGKTLALAAQMKNKGHIVACDVNEGRLKRAVERFRKAGVHNAETRLLSSESDKWVKRHKLGFDRVLIDAPCSGTGTWRRNPDARWRPEEEQGLEALIVLQGKILTSAARLVKPGGRLVYATCSLLPEENEDQIARFLAAHPDYSVVPLSEAAPQITNSAHPDHLSLTPARHGTDGFFAAVLQRKAAVEGI, from the coding sequence TTGACCCGGGAAATCGACCTCATCGCACGTCCTGCCGATGCGGTGATTTCCGCCTGGGTGCGCTCCCGCCGCGACATTGGCGACAAGGATCGCGGTGCGATCCTCGACCTCACGCAAAGGTTGATGCGTCATCATGCGCGTTTGGGCTGGTGGCTCGACCGAGCCGGCGCCGAGGACAATGTTCGCAGTCGCCTGCTCGCCTGGTTGCGCCTCGATGGCTATGCACCAGACCGGATTTCGGGCCTGTTCAATGGCGGCGACGATGCTCCTCTTCGCCTCGACGAAAGCGAGCGCGTTTTGCTGGGCAAGTTGGATGGCGCCAATATCGTGCATGCCGACATGCCGGACGAGACCCGCGTCGAATGCCCGGATTGGGCAGCGGATGCGCTGCGCCGCCGCTTTGGCGACGATTTCCTCATGGAAATGACGGCCATGCTGACCGAACCGCCACTGGACCTGCGTGCCAACACACTTAAAACCGATCGCGATACCATGCTACGCGCTGTGCATGACCTTGGTTTCAAGGCCAAGGCCGCGTTGCTCTCGCCGCTGGGCATTCGGGTCGACGAACGGCTGTCGCTTGATCGCCTGCCCATGCTCAGGGCCGGCGAAGTCGAAATCCAGGACGAGGGCTCGCAGCTGGTCGCCATGCTGGTCGACGCCAGGCCGGGCGATCGCGTGGTCGATTTCTGCGCCGGGGCCGGGGGCAAGACCTTGGCGCTGGCCGCGCAGATGAAGAACAAGGGCCATATCGTGGCCTGCGACGTCAACGAAGGCCGTCTCAAGCGCGCGGTGGAGCGTTTCCGCAAGGCCGGCGTGCACAATGCCGAAACGCGGCTGCTGTCGAGCGAAAGCGACAAATGGGTCAAGCGGCATAAGCTCGGCTTCGATCGTGTGCTGATCGATGCCCCTTGCAGCGGTACCGGCACCTGGCGGCGCAACCCGGATGCGCGCTGGCGGCCGGAGGAAGAGCAGGGGCTCGAGGCGCTGATCGTGCTGCAGGGAAAAATCCTCACCAGCGCGGCGCGACTGGTCAAGCCCGGCGGACGGCTGGTCTATGCAACGTGTTCGCTGTTGCCGGAAGAAAACGAAGACCAGATCGCACGGTTTCTTGCGGCGCATCCGGACTATTCCGTGGTGCCGCTCTCCGAAGCCGCACCGCAAATCACCAATTCGGCGCATCCAGACCATCTGTCCCTCACGCCGGCACGGCATGGCACGGATGGCTTCTTTGCGGCGGTGCTGCAACGAAAGGCGGCCGTTGAAGGCATTTGA